A window of Deltaproteobacteria bacterium contains these coding sequences:
- a CDS encoding PIN domain-containing protein — protein sequence MRAVDNNVLVRLLTRDDAKQVAAAEDFVSKSAWVSHLVLIETTWVLKAVYNLGHRDIATAIEMLLHHRDLTIQDPDAVTAALENYRRRPVLGFSDCLILEVARKTGHLPLGTFDRKLGKLDGAETL from the coding sequence ATGCGCGCCGTTGACAACAACGTCCTCGTACGACTCTTGACCCGCGACGATGCCAAGCAGGTCGCCGCGGCCGAGGACTTCGTCAGCAAAAGCGCTTGGGTATCACACTTAGTGCTAATCGAAACCACTTGGGTTCTTAAGGCTGTCTACAATCTCGGCCATCGCGACATTGCAACGGCCATCGAAATGCTCCTGCATCACAGAGACCTTACGATTCAAGATCCCGACGCCGTCACCGCCGCGCTAGAGAATTATCGTCGCCGTCCCGTCCTGGGATTTAGCGATTGCTTGATCCTTGAGGTAGCCAGAAAAACCGGCCACCTTCCTCTAGGAACCTTCGACCGGAAGCTCGGCAAACTCGATGGAGCTGAGACACTGTAA
- a CDS encoding flavin reductase family protein, which translates to MLKELALANAYRVTPTGLYLISTAYQGKRNVQFAFRALGISDDPPLLVIGIQDKNFSREVIQKSGEFVVNVCSQNQLHAVDKSRDMSGRNVEDKFVALGLDTLPAKIVQAPLVIGCHANVECKLVNTMEVEGLYLFVGQAVAAHGDDQVPPIARLMGKSWRLDGPI; encoded by the coding sequence ATGCTAAAAGAACTCGCCCTCGCCAACGCCTACCGAGTCACGCCCACCGGACTCTACCTGATCTCCACCGCCTACCAAGGCAAACGCAACGTCCAGTTCGCCTTTCGCGCGCTCGGCATCAGCGACGACCCGCCGCTGCTGGTGATCGGCATTCAGGATAAAAATTTCAGCCGCGAAGTGATTCAAAAGAGCGGCGAGTTTGTCGTCAACGTCTGCTCGCAAAATCAATTGCACGCCGTCGACAAGAGCCGCGACATGTCCGGACGCAACGTCGAAGATAAATTCGTCGCCCTCGGCCTAGACACTTTGCCGGCGAAGATCGTCCAAGCGCCATTAGTCATAGGCTGCCACGCCAACGTCGAATGCAAGTTGGTCAACACGATGGAAGTCGAAGGTCTATACTTATTCGTCGGTCAAGCCGTCGCCGCCCATGGCGACGATCAAGTGCCGCCGATCGCGCGCTTGATGGGCAAGTCTTGGCGCCTCGACGGACCTATTTGA
- a CDS encoding gamma-glutamyl-gamma-aminobutyrate hydrolase family protein → MKKNHLPIIGISADFAEGDRKTKLEPTLFLAQRYYRAVEQAGALPIILPQLSSATMIRQALDRLDGLIVSGGGFDIHPSYYGEKPLKQLGMIKTERTEFELTIAAAALKQDLPLLGICGGEQALNVVLGGSLYQDIGAQVANAMNHEQSEKKSYGGHSVTIASGTRLSAIVQHRRIEVNTTHHQAVKRLGKGLIANAVADDGIVEAIESTRHRFAIGVQWHPEVLAPRRIDQRRIFAAFVTAAKRTV, encoded by the coding sequence ATGAAAAAAAACCATTTACCTATCATCGGCATCAGCGCCGACTTCGCCGAAGGCGATCGCAAAACTAAACTTGAACCGACGCTGTTCTTAGCCCAACGCTACTACCGCGCCGTCGAACAAGCCGGCGCTTTGCCAATCATCCTGCCGCAACTAAGTTCGGCCACGATGATCCGCCAAGCGCTGGATCGACTCGACGGCCTGATCGTCAGCGGCGGCGGCTTTGACATTCACCCGAGCTACTACGGCGAAAAGCCACTCAAGCAACTCGGCATGATTAAAACCGAGCGCACCGAGTTCGAATTGACGATTGCCGCCGCGGCGCTCAAACAAGACTTGCCGCTGCTCGGCATCTGCGGCGGCGAACAAGCGTTGAACGTCGTGCTCGGCGGCTCGCTCTACCAAGACATCGGAGCGCAAGTAGCGAATGCCATGAATCATGAGCAAAGCGAGAAAAAATCCTACGGCGGTCACTCGGTAACAATCGCCAGCGGCACGCGGCTCAGTGCCATCGTTCAGCACCGACGCATCGAGGTCAACACTACCCATCATCAAGCGGTCAAACGTCTCGGCAAAGGCCTGATCGCCAACGCTGTGGCTGACGACGGCATCGTCGAAGCGATCGAAAGCACCCGCCACCGTTTCGCCATCGGCGTGCAATGGCATCCCGAAGTTCTCGCGCCAAGGCGAATCGATCAACGACGCATCTTCGCCGCTTTCGTCACGGCTGCCAAACGAACGGTTTGA
- a CDS encoding tetratricopeptide repeat protein, with translation MVSSTRLVALLAFLFGFVQSPFAQNGQSNDARELFAKAYQLYANGKPARAKELLQKTVETSYRLADYSLYYLARIAVDEKNAAQAREYLTQLRQRFPHSIWHHPATLLRAKSDIAEKNFAAATETLRQLRANKSVSRDIIDEAHFLQGQIHEAQGDFDRAFARYRELRNSSPGSRWATAARKEQTRLRGQFAERFALNTVEAQADEADRLARERQTHDAQEFYKKILDRVSDPNERLSYLVKLAALHLSSGGRNEALPTLEQIARDYPDHAEAPKALYQIGQIYWNRHDNARAFDYFHSLLEKYPASGFVDRAQYASADIHEYFGRNDDAVKLYRNVLKQFPHSQVRDDATWRLAWLYYRSGELPMAQETFRALMAQSRNGPFFTASIYWQARIAEKLNDGESAKQLLLRIVNGGEESYYQALSLRGLERLGTPMAESKIARPQSNKEPDPSLDAEASFHLSRARELGELSLHNLALAELDAISRRANAKNRWQPLLMREYFLNQAYGRSLSLASQLPVIQGERNYYRYPLAYWDSVRGKTQERGVDPYLVLALIRQESLFNTRARSPAAAFGLMQLILPTASRVAQQIGLPAPSPEKLFDPELNLTLGTQYLKDLLDRYGNNWFKAIAAYNAGETAVDRWEKEIVTDDIEEFVERIPYVETRGYVKLVLRNHRIYKRLYEPTQ, from the coding sequence ATGGTTTCTTCTACTCGTTTAGTCGCGCTGCTCGCCTTCTTATTCGGATTCGTACAATCCCCGTTCGCCCAGAACGGCCAGAGCAACGACGCGCGCGAACTTTTCGCCAAAGCTTATCAACTTTACGCCAATGGCAAACCGGCCCGGGCTAAAGAGCTACTGCAAAAAACCGTCGAGACAAGCTATCGCCTCGCCGACTACAGTCTCTACTATTTGGCGCGCATCGCCGTCGACGAAAAAAACGCCGCCCAAGCGCGCGAATATTTAACCCAGCTGCGCCAGCGTTTTCCGCATAGCATTTGGCACCACCCGGCAACGCTGCTACGGGCGAAAAGCGACATCGCGGAAAAAAATTTCGCCGCCGCCACGGAAACACTGCGCCAACTGCGCGCCAACAAGTCGGTGTCCCGCGACATTATTGACGAAGCGCACTTTCTCCAAGGACAAATTCACGAAGCCCAAGGAGACTTCGACCGCGCCTTCGCGCGCTACCGGGAACTTCGAAACAGCTCGCCGGGCTCGCGCTGGGCGACGGCGGCGCGCAAAGAGCAGACGCGGCTGCGCGGGCAATTCGCCGAGCGCTTCGCGCTCAATACGGTCGAAGCCCAAGCCGATGAAGCCGATCGGCTGGCGCGCGAGCGGCAAACTCACGACGCCCAAGAGTTTTATAAAAAAATTCTCGACCGCGTCAGCGATCCCAACGAGCGCTTAAGTTATCTCGTCAAGCTGGCCGCGCTCCATCTTTCCAGCGGCGGCAGAAACGAAGCGCTGCCAACCTTGGAACAGATCGCCAGGGATTATCCCGACCACGCCGAAGCGCCCAAAGCGCTCTATCAGATCGGCCAGATTTACTGGAACCGCCACGACAACGCGCGCGCCTTCGACTATTTTCACAGTCTCTTGGAAAAATATCCGGCCAGCGGCTTCGTCGACCGGGCGCAGTACGCCAGCGCCGACATCCATGAATACTTCGGCCGCAATGACGACGCGGTGAAACTTTACCGCAACGTGCTCAAGCAGTTTCCCCATAGCCAAGTGCGCGACGACGCTACCTGGCGGCTCGCCTGGCTTTACTACCGAAGCGGCGAACTACCAATGGCCCAAGAAACTTTTCGCGCTTTGATGGCGCAATCGCGCAACGGCCCCTTCTTCACCGCATCCATATACTGGCAAGCGCGCATCGCCGAGAAACTGAACGATGGCGAATCGGCCAAACAGCTGCTGCTGCGCATCGTCAACGGCGGTGAAGAGTCCTACTATCAAGCGCTGTCACTGCGCGGCCTGGAACGACTCGGCACGCCCATGGCGGAAAGCAAGATAGCCCGGCCGCAGAGCAACAAAGAACCCGACCCGAGCCTCGATGCCGAAGCGAGCTTTCATCTGAGCCGCGCGCGCGAACTCGGCGAGCTGTCGTTGCATAACCTGGCGCTGGCCGAGTTGGACGCCATCAGCCGGCGCGCCAACGCTAAGAATCGCTGGCAGCCGTTGCTCATGCGCGAATATTTTCTCAACCAAGCCTACGGCCGCAGCCTATCGCTGGCGAGCCAGCTGCCGGTGATCCAAGGCGAACGCAATTACTATCGCTATCCCCTCGCCTATTGGGATTCGGTGCGGGGCAAAACTCAAGAGCGCGGCGTCGATCCCTACTTAGTTTTGGCATTGATCCGTCAGGAGAGTTTGTTCAACACCCGCGCCCGCTCGCCGGCCGCGGCCTTTGGTTTGATGCAGCTGATTCTGCCGACCGCGAGCCGAGTCGCCCAGCAAATCGGCCTGCCGGCGCCGAGTCCGGAAAAACTCTTCGATCCGGAGCTGAATCTCACGCTGGGCACCCAGTATTTGAAAGATCTGCTCGATCGCTACGGCAACAACTGGTTCAAAGCGATCGCCGCTTACAACGCCGGCGAAACCGCGGTGGACCGCTGGGAAAAAGAAATCGTCACCGATGACATCGAAGAATTCGTCGAACGCATTCCCTATGTCGAAACCCGCGGCTACGTAAAACTAGTCCTGCGCAATCACCGCATTTACAAACGGCTCTACGAACCGACCCAATGA
- a CDS encoding glycosyltransferase family 2 protein — MSVRPWIPVVAGVTELAYGYALSFLVSPIVSVIIPTFNRWPMVGAAIESVLAQSFSDYELIVVDDGSTDDTATQLARFGSRLLLLTQANRGVSAARNLAVRQARGRYLAFLDSDDLWLANKLAIQTAFMERNPSVQICQNEEIWIRNGVRVNPKAKHRKPSGDIFLSSLELCLVSPSAVLLTRELFEQVGGFDETFPVCEDYDLWLRIARDYPVAMIDEPLVVKRGGHADQLSHSIWGMDRYRVLALQKLLRSGLDDGRRIATLDVLRRKVAVLADGARKRGKLAEAQDYENILTESLLNHDGGIGNTRLRGGQELSPADA; from the coding sequence ATGTCCGTCCGTCCCTGGATTCCCGTCGTCGCGGGAGTGACGGAACTTGCATATGGATATGCTTTGAGCTTTCTCGTGTCGCCAATCGTAAGCGTTATCATTCCGACTTTTAACCGTTGGCCAATGGTCGGGGCGGCGATCGAATCCGTCTTGGCCCAGAGCTTTTCCGACTATGAGCTAATCGTCGTCGATGACGGTTCGACCGACGATACTGCGACGCAGTTAGCGCGCTTCGGATCACGATTGCTTTTGTTGACTCAGGCCAATCGCGGTGTGTCGGCGGCGCGCAATTTGGCTGTTCGCCAGGCGCGCGGACGTTATCTGGCATTTCTCGACTCGGACGATCTTTGGCTAGCGAACAAATTGGCGATCCAAACCGCGTTCATGGAGCGTAATCCGAGCGTGCAAATCTGCCAGAACGAAGAAATCTGGATTCGTAACGGCGTCAGGGTCAATCCCAAGGCTAAACATCGCAAACCCTCCGGCGATATTTTTTTGTCGAGCTTGGAGCTTTGCTTGGTGAGCCCGTCGGCGGTGCTGCTCACGCGCGAACTATTTGAGCAGGTCGGCGGGTTCGACGAAACGTTTCCGGTCTGTGAAGACTATGACTTGTGGCTGCGCATCGCGCGGGATTATCCCGTGGCGATGATCGACGAGCCGCTAGTGGTCAAGCGCGGCGGCCACGCCGATCAATTGTCGCATTCAATTTGGGGCATGGATCGCTACCGGGTTCTGGCGCTGCAAAAACTTTTGCGTTCGGGACTCGACGATGGGCGACGGATTGCGACGTTGGATGTTCTACGGCGCAAAGTGGCGGTCTTGGCCGACGGCGCGCGCAAGCGCGGCAAACTCGCTGAAGCCCAGGACTACGAAAATATTTTAACGGAGAGCCTGCTTAATCACGATGGCGGAATCGGCAATACGCGGCTACGCGGCGGCCAAGAGCTTTCACCCGCAGACGCTTGA
- a CDS encoding AbrB/MazE/SpoVT family DNA-binding domain-containing protein → MALAQSKVTAQGQISVPAQVRRKLGIGPGSVLEWGEEGDMVVVRKAGRYSSKNIHQALFPKQPPKAKKVKEFDEGIQRFMKAKHARR, encoded by the coding sequence ATGGCACTCGCGCAATCCAAAGTCACCGCACAAGGCCAAATTTCCGTTCCTGCTCAAGTGAGACGGAAACTTGGCATCGGCCCAGGCTCCGTTTTGGAATGGGGTGAAGAAGGCGATATGGTCGTAGTCCGCAAAGCTGGACGGTATTCGTCAAAGAACATCCATCAAGCGCTCTTTCCGAAGCAACCGCCCAAAGCAAAAAAAGTCAAAGAATTTGACGAAGGCATCCAGCGCTTCATGAAAGCAAAGCATGCGCGCCGTTGA
- a CDS encoding transporter substrate-binding domain-containing protein encodes MCRMLRTMAISTNTPELHNPTRPLSAGRIPAKHGSFAALNNGRELTKMISTKLVATFLFAYFAFFAANPLHAAAAPTTIRVGYPQLNGAVIPLWTIQAGKLDQPYGVDLNSIYIPGGARLTQTAVSGDIDIALTGGAVINAILSGAELVCVALQVPTYAFSLYGRTEFKEVADLRGKTLGVITKGAASDHASIALLKQYKMTQKDMKVLYFSRQGDALAALDKGIVNAAVLSAPTTLMARRLGYKQIVNIGALKLPYTFIGAAVHRSLTKQNPELIKSFLKAFMAGLKVSKEQPAFAKQASARHFGSTDAEIAEEAYNSFVPLFPQVPYVTEESVRGTLAATNHPKAATANPKDFFDNRFLQELESSGFVKELYASR; translated from the coding sequence ATGTGTAGGATGCTACGTACCATGGCGATTTCCACCAATACTCCAGAGCTGCACAATCCGACAAGACCTTTGTCGGCTGGTCGAATTCCTGCTAAACATGGCTCGTTTGCAGCGCTGAACAACGGAAGGGAATTAACAAAGATGATTTCAACGAAGCTCGTCGCGACTTTTTTATTTGCGTACTTTGCGTTCTTTGCGGCCAATCCTCTTCACGCCGCCGCGGCGCCGACGACGATTCGTGTCGGCTATCCGCAGTTGAACGGCGCGGTGATTCCACTCTGGACGATTCAAGCCGGCAAGCTCGATCAGCCTTACGGCGTCGACTTAAATTCGATTTACATTCCGGGCGGCGCGCGGCTCACCCAGACCGCGGTTTCCGGCGACATCGATATCGCGCTCACCGGCGGCGCGGTGATCAACGCGATCTTGAGCGGAGCGGAATTGGTTTGTGTCGCGCTGCAAGTTCCCACCTATGCCTTTTCGCTCTACGGCAGGACGGAATTCAAAGAGGTAGCGGATCTGCGCGGCAAAACCCTCGGCGTTATCACCAAGGGCGCCGCCTCCGACCACGCTTCCATCGCGCTCTTGAAGCAATACAAGATGACCCAGAAAGACATGAAAGTTTTGTACTTCTCGCGTCAAGGCGATGCGCTGGCCGCCCTCGACAAGGGCATCGTCAACGCCGCGGTGCTGTCGGCGCCGACCACGCTGATGGCGCGGCGCTTGGGCTACAAACAAATCGTCAACATCGGCGCGCTCAAGTTGCCCTATACTTTCATCGGCGCCGCCGTCCACCGTTCGCTGACCAAACAGAATCCGGAGTTGATCAAGTCATTTCTAAAGGCATTCATGGCGGGATTGAAAGTCTCCAAAGAACAGCCCGCCTTCGCCAAACAAGCGAGCGCGCGCCACTTCGGCAGCACCGACGCGGAAATCGCTGAAGAAGCCTACAACAGCTTCGTGCCGCTGTTCCCCCAGGTGCCCTACGTCACCGAAGAATCGGTGCGCGGAACGCTCGCCGCGACCAATCATCCAAAAGCGGCGACCGCGAACCCGAAAGATTTTTTCGACAATCGTTTCCTGCAGGAGTTGGAGAGCAGCGGCTTCGTCAAAGAGCTGTACGCCAGCCGGTAA
- a CDS encoding alpha/beta hydrolase has product MVNKTGGDVFDPQQSESLLYPAKGLPGGGQLEVRMEVSADHPDPDVRGVARRVKFFNLESWHKEWTEVAQKNQELAAGFEQDNRKQTAHEFYLRAADFYRRAVVYMAETDPRMLPTYKKLEENFTKAWSQVTPPFEQVEIPYEGHKLPALFWPGRGKAGSKLPVAYNYGGADGILLRGEDGGAGQYTRRGMHFIDVDGPGHGGTLRHHKLYAPPDSDRVAKAVIDYLISRIDVDASRIGLHGSSMGGYSGPRAATVEKRIKAVAVWSGAYNLVDDIFDYYPPIQDRLRWLMGAKDLNAARERMKEFSLIGRADKIECPLLVGYSIDDRVMDPRGALNLYNNAVNSPDRTMLDGVGHGQKKFERRTYIADWFMKQLQAG; this is encoded by the coding sequence ATGGTTAACAAAACCGGCGGCGATGTATTCGATCCACAACAATCCGAAAGCTTGCTTTATCCCGCCAAGGGCTTGCCGGGCGGCGGACAGCTGGAAGTACGCATGGAAGTGTCGGCGGATCATCCCGATCCCGACGTCCGCGGCGTGGCGCGCAGGGTCAAGTTTTTCAATCTCGAAAGCTGGCACAAAGAGTGGACCGAAGTGGCGCAGAAAAACCAAGAGCTGGCGGCCGGCTTCGAGCAGGACAATCGCAAACAGACCGCCCATGAATTTTACCTGCGCGCCGCCGACTTCTACCGCCGCGCCGTAGTGTACATGGCTGAAACCGATCCGCGCATGTTACCGACCTACAAAAAATTAGAAGAAAACTTCACCAAAGCTTGGAGCCAAGTCACACCGCCGTTTGAACAAGTGGAAATCCCCTACGAAGGCCACAAACTCCCAGCGCTGTTCTGGCCCGGGCGCGGCAAAGCCGGCAGCAAATTGCCAGTTGCTTACAATTACGGCGGCGCCGACGGCATCCTGCTGCGCGGCGAAGATGGCGGCGCGGGACAATACACGCGGCGCGGCATGCACTTCATCGACGTCGACGGCCCCGGCCACGGCGGCACGCTGCGCCATCACAAACTCTACGCGCCGCCCGACTCCGATCGCGTCGCCAAGGCGGTGATCGATTATCTGATCTCCCGCATCGATGTCGATGCCAGTAGAATCGGCCTGCACGGCTCGAGCATGGGCGGCTACTCCGGCCCGCGCGCTGCCACGGTGGAGAAAAGAATCAAAGCCGTCGCGGTGTGGAGCGGCGCGTACAATCTGGTCGATGACATCTTCGACTATTATCCGCCGATCCAAGACCGCTTGCGCTGGCTCATGGGTGCCAAAGATCTCAATGCGGCACGGGAACGAATGAAAGAGTTCAGCCTCATCGGTCGCGCCGACAAGATCGAATGCCCGCTGCTGGTCGGCTACAGCATCGACGACCGCGTCATGGACCCGCGCGGCGCGCTCAATCTCTACAACAACGCCGTCAACTCCCCCGACCGCACCATGCTCGACGGCGTCGGCCACGGGCAGAAAAAATTCGAGCGTCGGACCTACATCGCTGATTGGTTTATGAAGCAATTGCAGGCAGGATGA
- a CDS encoding HAMP domain-containing protein, producing the protein MNAKRKSFTAILIALVPSCLLLDYLFFSDEPWSASRFVSQEVVGLVAVFFSAIGEPANSNVVQQSVFAICLVILGGVLLWRSALLAGKLGGEAATPSDRAPSRRRFGLATKLSLKFCAVGLLFVVGTWRIVNGFYLVPFEHEIKRRAEVVALGLSELIAQHLAANGEKQIAAEVERYGSAKAVAYVFVEEASGRIVARTPAGLELTGQRDFPKSAERALKGVNLKFAGAEVFEIAKPIDEGKSGYVHLAIWRAAIAEDARLAVAPVAGSILVALLGITVLFVLRLRGLCRPLRDLIEPAEKISRGDFAAILDLKREDEIGELARSIDRMRSSLGAAMRRFDPSKPAVPERPNQKTAP; encoded by the coding sequence ATGAACGCCAAACGAAAATCCTTTACCGCGATTCTGATTGCGCTGGTTCCTAGCTGTTTATTGCTCGACTACTTGTTTTTCAGCGATGAGCCCTGGAGCGCGAGTCGCTTCGTGAGCCAAGAGGTCGTCGGTCTGGTGGCGGTCTTTTTTTCAGCCATTGGCGAGCCGGCGAATTCCAATGTGGTGCAGCAATCCGTATTCGCTATTTGCTTGGTGATATTGGGCGGCGTTTTGTTGTGGCGCAGTGCGCTGCTTGCCGGCAAGTTGGGCGGCGAAGCCGCGACGCCATCGGATCGCGCTCCCAGCCGCCGTCGGTTTGGGTTAGCGACCAAGTTATCGCTCAAATTTTGTGCCGTTGGTTTGCTGTTTGTCGTCGGCACTTGGCGCATCGTCAATGGTTTTTACCTGGTGCCCTTCGAGCATGAGATCAAGCGGCGTGCCGAAGTTGTCGCCTTGGGTCTGAGCGAACTAATCGCCCAACATTTGGCGGCGAATGGTGAGAAACAGATCGCTGCCGAAGTCGAGCGTTATGGGTCGGCCAAGGCGGTGGCTTACGTTTTTGTCGAAGAGGCGAGCGGCCGGATCGTCGCCAGAACGCCGGCCGGGCTAGAGCTGACTGGTCAGCGGGATTTTCCAAAATCGGCGGAGCGCGCGCTCAAAGGGGTGAATCTGAAATTTGCCGGCGCCGAAGTTTTCGAAATCGCCAAGCCGATCGACGAGGGCAAAAGTGGATACGTTCATTTAGCGATTTGGCGCGCTGCCATTGCCGAGGATGCGCGTCTCGCCGTGGCGCCGGTCGCCGGCTCGATTTTGGTTGCGCTGCTCGGGATCACGGTTCTCTTCGTCCTGCGCTTGCGCGGCTTGTGCCGACCGTTGCGCGATTTGATCGAGCCGGCGGAGAAAATCAGCCGCGGCGACTTTGCTGCGATCCTCGATCTCAAACGCGAGGATGAAATCGGTGAGTTGGCGCGCTCCATCGATCGCATGCGTTCAAGCTTGGGCGCCGCCATGCGCCGATTCGATCCATCCAAACCGGCAGTGCCAGAACGACCCAATCAAAAGACCGCCCCTTAG
- a CDS encoding extracellular solute-binding protein → MLSRLLTSLLCQGHSVRPVRAHKFEDIFSQRRKDAKVRKKIFRTLRLCAFAGDIPNVFLAVILLLGAAATNLQAATPEETLAKINQLPPAERQATLVREAKNERIVVWYAPMNREDLRQFTNGFEAEYPFLKVEVLTGGPQSLINRIMTEQRAAKYNYDTMNVRSSALYTLKKAGAMMRYDTPNRRALRAGFTDKDGYFNGMWASLLVYLYNAKQVTRAQAPKSIDDLLQPRWKGKLGMDKDADDWLAAIMDYYGDERGKQIARGLGAQQLNIRKGRSLVSQLVAAGEFPVQIDAHHHEAVALKKAGAPIDYVFPEPFVPVKAVSAFVLASRPPHPHAAALLVDFMLSRKGQEIAYRQTRWPAHKDLATGATDEVGNRKTVVPDGDKWGARFEELVQLTGLLER, encoded by the coding sequence ATGCTAAGCCGCTTACTGACTTCCTTACTTTGCCAAGGGCACAGTGTTCGACCGGTTCGAGCACACAAATTCGAAGATATTTTCTCGCAAAGGCGCAAAGACGCAAAGGTAAGAAAAAAAATATTCCGAACTTTGCGTCTTTGCGCCTTTGCGGGAGATATTCCGAACGTATTTCTCGCAGTCATACTGCTACTCGGCGCAGCCGCGACAAATCTTCAAGCCGCCACACCGGAAGAAACTCTCGCCAAAATCAATCAGCTACCGCCGGCCGAACGCCAAGCGACATTGGTGCGCGAAGCCAAGAACGAACGCATTGTCGTCTGGTACGCGCCGATGAACCGCGAAGATCTGCGCCAGTTCACGAACGGGTTCGAAGCCGAATATCCATTTCTCAAAGTCGAAGTCTTAACCGGCGGTCCGCAAAGCTTGATCAACCGCATCATGACCGAGCAGCGCGCCGCCAAGTACAACTACGACACCATGAACGTGCGCAGCTCGGCGCTCTACACGTTGAAGAAGGCCGGCGCCATGATGCGTTACGACACGCCCAACCGGCGCGCGTTGCGCGCTGGCTTCACCGACAAAGACGGATATTTTAACGGCATGTGGGCTTCACTCTTGGTTTATCTTTACAACGCCAAACAGGTGACCCGCGCACAAGCGCCGAAGTCCATCGACGATCTGTTGCAGCCGCGCTGGAAAGGCAAGCTCGGCATGGACAAAGACGCCGACGACTGGCTCGCCGCGATCATGGACTACTACGGCGACGAACGCGGCAAACAAATCGCGCGAGGTCTCGGCGCGCAGCAATTGAACATCCGCAAAGGCCGCAGTTTAGTTTCTCAACTGGTCGCCGCCGGCGAATTCCCCGTGCAGATCGACGCGCACCATCACGAGGCGGTGGCATTAAAAAAAGCCGGCGCGCCGATCGATTATGTTTTCCCAGAACCGTTCGTGCCGGTCAAAGCGGTTTCAGCCTTCGTGTTGGCGTCGCGCCCGCCGCACCCGCACGCGGCAGCTTTGCTGGTCGACTTCATGCTGTCGAGAAAAGGCCAAGAAATCGCCTACCGCCAAACCCGCTGGCCCGCCCACAAAGACCTCGCCACCGGCGCCACAGACGAAGTCGGCAACCGCAAAACCGTGGTGCCGGACGGCGACAAATGGGGCGCGCGGTTTGAAGAGTTGGTGCAGTTGACGGGGTTGTTGGAGCGGTAG
- a CDS encoding carbon monoxide dehydrogenase, whose product MPSRQNGRQIFLKIEGSYTFNASRERVWQVLLDPKIMAQCMPGCESMNEVAPDKYETVMKVGVASVKGTYKGKVAIKDKQAPAHYVLSGEGSGGPGFMQGDVAIDLEESNGQTLLKYSTEPKIGGLIASVGQRMLNGVAKMMAEQFFKKVESFI is encoded by the coding sequence ATTCCGAGTCGACAAAACGGGAGGCAGATTTTCTTGAAGATCGAAGGCAGTTATACTTTTAACGCGAGCCGGGAGCGGGTTTGGCAGGTTTTACTCGATCCCAAGATCATGGCGCAATGCATGCCGGGCTGCGAAAGTATGAACGAGGTAGCGCCGGACAAATATGAAACGGTGATGAAGGTCGGCGTCGCTTCGGTCAAAGGAACGTACAAAGGAAAAGTCGCGATCAAAGACAAACAGGCGCCGGCTCATTATGTCTTGAGTGGTGAAGGTTCCGGTGGGCCGGGCTTCATGCAGGGCGATGTCGCCATCGATCTCGAAGAGAGCAACGGCCAGACGCTGCTTAAATACAGCACCGAACCGAAGATCGGCGGGCTGATCGCCAGCGTCGGCCAGCGCATGCTTAACGGCGTGGCGAAGATGATGGCCGAGCAGTTTTTCAAAAAAGTGGAATCTTTTATTTAA